From Vreelandella neptunia, the proteins below share one genomic window:
- the efp gene encoding elongation factor P yields MANYSTNEFKAGLKVMLDGDPCSIVENELVKPGKGQAFNRVKLRNLMTGRVGEKTFKSGDSLEGADVMDLEMEYLYTDGDMWHFMKTDGSFEQYAVEKKALGDTVKWLKEQVPYIITLWDDKAISVTPPNFIELEVVETDPGLKGDTAQGGSKPATLSSGAVVRVPLFINQGEVLKIDTRSGDYVSRA; encoded by the coding sequence ATGGCGAACTATTCTACCAACGAATTCAAGGCCGGTCTGAAAGTAATGCTCGACGGCGATCCTTGTTCGATCGTTGAGAACGAGCTGGTCAAGCCCGGTAAGGGCCAGGCGTTTAACCGCGTTAAGCTACGGAATTTGATGACTGGACGCGTAGGTGAGAAGACTTTTAAATCCGGTGACTCGCTGGAAGGTGCCGATGTCATGGATTTAGAGATGGAGTATCTCTACACCGATGGTGATATGTGGCATTTCATGAAGACCGATGGCTCGTTTGAGCAGTATGCGGTAGAGAAAAAAGCGCTAGGCGATACCGTCAAGTGGCTGAAAGAGCAGGTGCCCTATATCATTACGCTTTGGGATGATAAGGCCATTTCCGTAACGCCGCCTAACTTTATCGAGTTGGAAGTCGTGGAAACAGATCCCGGTTTGAAAGGCGATACGGCACAGGGTGGTTCTAAGCCTGCGACCCTGTCTTCTGGTGCGGTGGTGCGTGTGCCGCTCTTCATTAACCAGGGTGAAGTGTTGAAAATCGATACACGCAGTGGGGATTACGTCTCCCGCGCTTGA
- the epmB gene encoding EF-P beta-lysylation protein EpmB, with translation MQENIIIAASETQSHRDSLAHSTWQQQLSHAIRDPQTLCERLGLSHDWLAGAKAGHALFDVCVPEAYLNRIAYADKNDPLLRQVLPLSEEALTPNGYVVDPLEEAEHRPAKGLIHKYAGRVLLIASPNCAINCRYCFRRHFPYSDNSPSRAQWQEALDYLRADTTIHEAILSGGDPLAASDRQLAWLVEQLESIPHLKRLRIHTRLPVVIPDRVEDALLGWLSATRLQKVVVLHINHANEIDQAVIDACARLKQAGTTLLNQSVLLQGVNDNVATLAALSERLFEAGILPYYLHVLDPVQGAAHFDVSDEEAHELVAQLRDHLPGFLMPRLVREIPGRGSKTPL, from the coding sequence TTGCAGGAGAACATCATTATTGCCGCGTCTGAAACGCAAAGCCATCGCGACTCACTGGCACATTCCACTTGGCAGCAGCAGCTTTCTCATGCCATTCGTGACCCGCAAACACTATGCGAACGGCTAGGACTAAGCCACGACTGGTTAGCGGGCGCCAAGGCTGGACATGCACTGTTTGACGTATGTGTGCCTGAGGCGTATCTCAACAGAATAGCCTATGCCGACAAAAACGACCCGTTGCTGCGCCAGGTTCTGCCGCTGAGCGAGGAAGCGCTCACGCCAAATGGCTATGTCGTCGACCCGCTTGAAGAAGCCGAACATCGGCCCGCCAAAGGGCTTATCCATAAGTATGCTGGCCGGGTGCTGCTTATAGCCAGCCCCAACTGCGCCATCAACTGCCGCTACTGCTTTCGCCGCCATTTCCCCTACAGCGATAACTCACCCTCCAGGGCGCAGTGGCAGGAAGCGCTGGATTACCTGCGCGCTGACACCACTATTCACGAAGCGATTCTTTCTGGCGGCGATCCACTGGCCGCCAGCGATCGTCAGTTGGCATGGCTGGTGGAGCAGCTAGAAAGCATCCCGCACCTAAAACGGCTCCGCATTCATACCCGCCTGCCGGTGGTGATTCCCGATCGGGTCGAAGACGCCCTGCTCGGTTGGCTCTCCGCTACACGCCTGCAAAAAGTGGTGGTGCTGCATATTAACCACGCCAATGAAATCGACCAGGCGGTGATTGATGCCTGCGCGCGCCTTAAACAAGCCGGTACAACGCTACTCAACCAGAGCGTACTTCTGCAAGGCGTTAACGATAACGTTGCTACGCTGGCCGCGCTTTCTGAACGACTATTCGAAGCGGGTATTCTGCCCTACTACCTGCACGTACTGGATCCAGTTCAGGGTGCTGCGCACTTTGATGTGTCGGATGAAGAAGCGCACGAGCTGGTAGCTCAACTACGTGATCATCTTCCTGGATTCTTAATGCCACGCTTGGTGCGGGAAATTCCTGGAAGGGGAAGTAAAACGCCGTTGTGA
- a CDS encoding DHA2 family efflux MFS transporter permease subunit, translated as MSETVAAPVTGANDMPPWPQRIGFIAAVFGMFMAILDIQIVASSLNEIQAGLSASEDQISWVQTAYLIAEIVMIPLSGMLMRILSTRVAFTLSCVGFTLASLGCALATSIEQLIVLRAIQGFMGGAMIPITQAVSFSIFPRRVMGSVQAVIGMVVTMAPSVGPTVGGYITETLSWHWLFLANVIPGVLVCWAAWTFLDIDKPNHAVARHLDLIGLVLIAVFLGSLEFVLEEGPGDDWFASQRILLFSLTCLVAGAWFFIRTLRSDHPIVDLRAFTNRNFAIGAGMGFIIGIALYGLVYIMPLFFGYVRGYSSLQIGQVMFVTGLTMFLCAPIVGQLSNRLDLRIMLFMGLLLVGVGTIMNANLTVESGFWQFCVPQIVRGMGLILCIIPASRIALGTLPPSEVGNASGLFNVMRNLGGAMGLALIDTVRDIREDYHWNQLIPAIDTSREVVVAEIAKYQAMLAGSVPDTYHAAVAMLAQRVSQQAQVLAFNDIFTWMGLIYIASVPLVFLLRRISA; from the coding sequence ATGAGCGAGACGGTCGCCGCCCCGGTGACGGGCGCTAACGACATGCCACCCTGGCCACAGCGCATTGGCTTCATTGCTGCGGTGTTTGGCATGTTCATGGCAATTCTGGATATTCAGATCGTCGCCAGCTCGCTCAACGAAATCCAGGCGGGGCTCTCAGCCAGCGAGGATCAAATCTCCTGGGTGCAGACCGCTTACCTGATCGCCGAGATTGTGATGATCCCGCTTTCAGGCATGCTGATGCGCATTCTCTCCACCCGAGTAGCCTTCACCCTGTCGTGCGTCGGCTTCACCCTGGCGAGCCTGGGCTGCGCGCTGGCCACCTCGATCGAGCAACTGATCGTGCTGCGCGCTATTCAGGGCTTTATGGGCGGAGCGATGATACCCATTACCCAGGCAGTTAGCTTTTCGATCTTTCCCCGCCGGGTAATGGGCAGCGTGCAGGCGGTGATCGGCATGGTTGTCACCATGGCACCCTCGGTGGGTCCCACCGTGGGCGGCTACATCACCGAGACGCTCAGCTGGCACTGGCTGTTCCTGGCCAACGTGATCCCCGGCGTTCTGGTCTGCTGGGCCGCCTGGACATTTCTCGATATCGACAAACCCAACCACGCGGTCGCGCGCCACCTGGACTTGATCGGCCTGGTATTGATCGCGGTGTTTTTGGGCTCGCTAGAGTTTGTGCTTGAAGAAGGGCCCGGCGATGACTGGTTTGCCAGCCAGCGGATCTTGCTGTTCAGCCTGACCTGTCTGGTGGCGGGAGCCTGGTTCTTCATCCGCACCCTGCGCAGCGACCACCCAATCGTCGATCTGCGCGCCTTTACCAACCGCAACTTTGCCATCGGCGCCGGGATGGGCTTTATCATCGGCATCGCGCTCTACGGGCTGGTCTACATCATGCCGCTGTTTTTTGGCTATGTGCGCGGCTATTCGAGCCTGCAAATTGGCCAGGTGATGTTCGTCACCGGGCTGACGATGTTTCTTTGCGCGCCTATTGTCGGTCAGCTGTCCAACCGCCTCGATCTGCGCATTATGCTGTTTATGGGCCTGCTGCTGGTCGGCGTGGGCACCATAATGAACGCCAATCTTACCGTGGAGTCGGGCTTTTGGCAGTTCTGCGTGCCGCAGATCGTGCGCGGCATGGGGCTGATCTTGTGTATCATTCCAGCCTCACGTATTGCCCTGGGCACCCTGCCACCGAGCGAGGTAGGCAATGCCAGCGGGCTTTTTAACGTGATGCGCAACCTGGGAGGAGCCATGGGACTGGCGCTGATCGATACGGTGCGCGACATCCGCGAGGACTATCACTGGAATCAGCTCATCCCTGCTATCGATACTAGCCGCGAGGTCGTAGTAGCGGAGATCGCCAAATACCAAGCGATGCTCGCCGGCTCGGTGCCCGATACCTATCACGCCGCCGTCGCCATGCTGGCGCAACGAGTCTCTCAGCAGGCACAAGTGCTGGCCTTTAACGACATCTTTACCTGGATGGGGCTGATCTACATTGCCAGCGTACCGTTGGTATTCCTACTGCGAAGGATTTCGGCTTGA
- the epmA gene encoding EF-P lysine aminoacylase EpmA — protein sequence MAIDWQPSASFETLRERARLMAKVRAFFAQRDVLEVETPVLGQGGSTDVHLVSLHTLARTDKGQRRLWLQTSPEFHMKRLLAAGSGPIFQLARSFRDGEIGARHNIEFTMLEWYRPQFTLDQLIGEAATLIMSLLPSFPGPLVHYRYRELFHTYLEVDPFTISLERLRAIAAERAQMPAQSLADEGRDTCLDLLMSVVIEPKLGQQELSVVVDYPASQAALARRHQDIDGEWVASRFEVYLNGIELANGYDELTDAEEQRTRFAEDNAERRRLGLPEVDVDERLLAALEHGMPEGAGVALGIDRLIQLALGKARLEDVLTFSTPSC from the coding sequence ATGGCCATTGATTGGCAACCCTCAGCGTCCTTTGAAACGCTGCGCGAACGGGCGCGGTTAATGGCCAAAGTGCGCGCTTTTTTTGCCCAGCGTGACGTGCTGGAAGTGGAAACGCCAGTGTTGGGGCAGGGAGGCAGCACGGATGTGCACTTGGTCTCGCTACACACCTTGGCGCGCACGGACAAAGGGCAGCGCCGTCTATGGCTGCAAACCTCTCCTGAATTCCATATGAAGCGCCTGCTAGCGGCTGGCAGTGGGCCGATTTTTCAGCTTGCGCGCAGTTTTCGCGATGGCGAGATCGGCGCCCGCCATAATATTGAGTTCACCATGCTGGAGTGGTATCGGCCGCAGTTTACGCTGGATCAGCTGATTGGTGAGGCCGCGACGCTCATTATGTCGCTGCTGCCCAGTTTTCCCGGCCCGCTTGTGCATTACCGTTACCGGGAGTTGTTTCATACCTACTTAGAGGTTGATCCGTTCACGATCTCGCTGGAGAGACTGCGGGCGATAGCTGCGGAGCGGGCACAAATGCCTGCCCAATCCTTAGCCGATGAAGGCCGCGATACCTGCCTAGACCTGTTAATGAGCGTGGTGATCGAGCCGAAATTAGGCCAGCAGGAGTTAAGCGTGGTGGTTGATTATCCGGCTAGCCAAGCAGCCCTGGCGCGACGCCATCAAGATATAGATGGTGAGTGGGTGGCTTCCCGCTTTGAGGTCTATCTAAACGGTATTGAGTTGGCTAACGGCTACGATGAGCTGACCGATGCAGAGGAACAGCGCACACGCTTTGCTGAAGACAACGCTGAACGTCGCCGCTTAGGCTTGCCGGAAGTGGATGTGGATGAGCGCTTACTGGCCGCACTTGAGCATGGAATGCCCGAAGGCGCCGGTGTGGCGCTGGGGATAGACCGCTTGATTCAGTTGGCACTGGGTAAAGCACGCCTGGAAGACGTGCTTACATTCTCAACGCCCAGCTGTTAG
- a CDS encoding pyrroloquinoline quinone-dependent dehydrogenase codes for MPTLLSTPFKSITPGLGAVTALAMCFTPLPLLAQDKPSEQENPEQEEAPSRAPIPLVPGEPTWDSFHGQLNAQKYSPLDQINTDNVGELEKVWEVHTGDVADGSGELPATVWSATPVFANDTLYIGTPFYRILALDPGSGEEKWSFDTQSSLEALTQPALKNRGVAYWEADDPVAGEPCQKIIYMGTMDAQLFAVDADSGEQCADFANNGVLDVNQWNDTNDRWPLSLLQPPTVVGDHLVLGWAGMDWAYEQAPPGTVYSINARTGEREWTFQALSDEMRDQSGTANVWTHMSADEERGLVYLPVSSPSPNYWGGNRTEEVPLGTSTTALDIETGEVVWSRQWVHHDIWDYDINAAPTLMDITVDGEEIPALIQATKMGFLFVVNRETGEDVWPIEERPVPSGDGSVEGEVYAPTQPFPTKPAPLLDQSEKPNVWALADAVSFGECSALWDDLHYEGMYTPPTTQGEGTLGYPISAGGVQWGGVAFDPKSQTAIVNTSHIVQYIKLYNREEYEKADSGSGNESGFAPQEGAPYGMRLEVALNRLGMPCWEPPFGELVALDMTSGDIKWRRPVGASQQYGFYMPESWGSPTIGGPAVTAGDIIFIGASMDAKVRAYSLETGEELWSDQTEAPSVSNPAVYEYNGRQYVAFVSGGNTILKDQVGDQIAVYALPE; via the coding sequence ATGCCAACACTACTATCCACCCCGTTTAAATCGATAACTCCAGGCTTAGGCGCAGTCACCGCCCTGGCGATGTGTTTTACGCCCTTGCCGTTACTGGCTCAGGATAAACCCAGTGAGCAGGAGAATCCCGAGCAAGAAGAAGCGCCCAGTCGCGCTCCCATCCCGTTGGTGCCTGGCGAGCCGACCTGGGATAGCTTCCATGGCCAGCTTAATGCCCAAAAATATAGCCCGCTTGATCAAATCAATACTGATAACGTCGGCGAGCTGGAGAAGGTATGGGAAGTGCATACCGGCGATGTCGCGGATGGCTCAGGTGAGTTGCCAGCCACCGTTTGGTCAGCGACCCCGGTGTTTGCTAACGATACTCTTTATATTGGCACCCCCTTCTACCGCATACTCGCGTTAGACCCCGGTAGTGGCGAAGAGAAATGGAGTTTCGATACTCAATCATCCCTGGAAGCACTAACTCAACCCGCTTTGAAAAACCGTGGTGTGGCCTATTGGGAAGCCGACGATCCGGTAGCAGGCGAGCCCTGTCAGAAAATTATCTATATGGGCACCATGGATGCACAGCTGTTCGCGGTCGACGCCGATAGTGGCGAACAGTGTGCCGATTTTGCCAATAACGGTGTGCTCGACGTCAACCAGTGGAACGACACCAACGACCGCTGGCCGCTTTCGCTATTACAACCCCCTACCGTGGTGGGAGACCACTTGGTGCTCGGCTGGGCGGGGATGGACTGGGCCTACGAACAGGCGCCACCCGGCACCGTTTACTCAATTAATGCCCGCACCGGAGAGCGTGAATGGACGTTCCAGGCACTTTCAGATGAGATGCGCGATCAAAGCGGCACTGCCAACGTTTGGACACACATGTCTGCCGACGAGGAGCGCGGCTTAGTTTACTTGCCGGTTTCCTCACCCTCACCGAACTACTGGGGAGGCAATCGCACCGAAGAAGTGCCTCTGGGCACATCCACCACCGCCCTGGATATCGAGACCGGCGAAGTGGTTTGGTCGCGGCAGTGGGTGCATCACGATATCTGGGATTATGATATCAATGCCGCACCAACGCTGATGGACATCACAGTGGATGGTGAAGAAATACCGGCACTCATCCAAGCAACCAAGATGGGCTTTCTGTTCGTGGTTAATCGCGAAACAGGCGAAGACGTTTGGCCGATTGAGGAGCGCCCGGTACCCAGCGGAGACGGCAGCGTTGAGGGCGAAGTTTACGCGCCGACCCAGCCTTTCCCGACTAAACCGGCACCGCTGTTAGATCAATCTGAAAAGCCCAATGTCTGGGCGCTGGCCGACGCGGTTAGCTTTGGGGAGTGCTCTGCGCTGTGGGACGACCTTCACTATGAAGGTATGTACACCCCGCCCACTACCCAAGGCGAAGGCACGCTCGGCTACCCGATCAGTGCGGGCGGCGTACAGTGGGGCGGCGTGGCCTTTGATCCTAAAAGCCAGACGGCGATCGTCAACACTTCGCACATTGTGCAGTACATTAAGCTCTACAATCGAGAAGAGTATGAAAAGGCAGATAGCGGCTCCGGCAACGAAAGCGGCTTCGCCCCCCAGGAAGGCGCGCCCTACGGGATGCGTCTTGAGGTAGCACTTAATCGGCTAGGCATGCCCTGCTGGGAGCCACCCTTTGGCGAGCTTGTCGCTCTGGATATGACCAGCGGTGATATCAAGTGGCGTCGTCCGGTGGGTGCATCGCAACAGTATGGCTTTTATATGCCTGAGAGCTGGGGCTCGCCCACCATCGGTGGCCCGGCCGTCACAGCAGGCGATATTATCTTTATTGGCGCTTCCATGGATGCCAAGGTGCGTGCCTACTCCCTTGAAACCGGTGAGGAGCTCTGGTCGGATCAGACCGAAGCCCCCTCCGTCTCGAACCCCGCGGTCTACGAGTACAACGGTCGCCAATATGTCGCCTTTGTTTCCGGTGGCAATACCATCCTGAAAGATCAGGTAGGTGATCAGATCGCGGTCTACGCGCTGCCAGAATAA
- a CDS encoding type II toxin-antitoxin system Phd/YefM family antitoxin, translating to MEAINIHEAKTRLSQLVARAAEGEGFIIAKAGKPMARVTAIDSPASGQQKRLGFLAGQFKIPNDFDRMGQEEIAEMFGG from the coding sequence ATGGAGGCTATCAATATTCACGAAGCTAAAACACGTTTGTCTCAGCTGGTGGCGAGGGCTGCCGAGGGAGAGGGGTTTATTATTGCCAAAGCAGGCAAACCGATGGCACGCGTGACGGCCATTGATAGCCCTGCTTCTGGCCAGCAAAAGCGTCTGGGATTTCTGGCAGGCCAGTTTAAGATACCTAATGACTTTGATCGTATGGGGCAGGAGGAAATAGCTGAGATGTTTGGAGGTTGA
- the asd gene encoding archaetidylserine decarboxylase (Phosphatidylserine decarboxylase is synthesized as a single chain precursor. Generation of the pyruvoyl active site from a Ser is coupled to cleavage of a Gly-Ser bond between the larger (beta) and smaller (alpha chains). It is an integral membrane protein.): MTLSQKAFSLLQYPLPHHAISRLTGQFAQCDNPWVKNTLIKAFIKRFNVDMTQALEPDPTAYATFNDFFTRALKDDARPLGDGILSPADGTLSQFGRLQAGQLVQAKGHTYSAQTLLGGDTALTEEFLGGSFATVYLSPRDYHRVHMPTTGTLREMIYVPGRLFSVNQATANYVPGLFARNERLVCIFDTEHGPMAMVLVGAMIVAAIETVWSGQVTPLSGYPQRMQFGQPIVLEKGAEMGRFKLGSTVVMCFAKPPNFANNPLGSMVRMGQTLGAN; this comes from the coding sequence GTGACTCTTTCCCAAAAAGCCTTTTCGCTACTTCAATATCCACTGCCTCACCACGCGATCTCACGCCTGACTGGCCAATTCGCCCAGTGTGACAACCCCTGGGTGAAAAACACCCTGATCAAAGCGTTTATCAAGCGCTTTAACGTTGATATGACCCAGGCGCTGGAGCCAGACCCCACCGCTTACGCCACGTTTAATGACTTTTTCACCCGTGCACTCAAAGACGATGCCCGACCACTAGGCGATGGCATCCTCAGCCCCGCCGATGGCACGCTCTCACAATTCGGACGCCTACAGGCCGGACAACTGGTGCAGGCCAAAGGCCACACCTACTCCGCGCAAACCCTACTCGGCGGCGATACGGCACTGACAGAAGAGTTCTTAGGCGGCAGCTTTGCCACCGTTTACCTCTCCCCTCGGGACTACCACCGGGTGCACATGCCTACGACGGGTACGCTTAGGGAAATGATCTACGTGCCGGGGCGACTCTTCTCGGTCAACCAGGCCACTGCCAACTACGTGCCAGGCCTCTTCGCCCGCAACGAGCGCTTAGTGTGTATTTTTGATACCGAACACGGCCCCATGGCCATGGTGTTAGTCGGGGCAATGATTGTCGCTGCTATCGAAACCGTCTGGTCGGGGCAGGTGACGCCGCTTTCCGGTTACCCACAGCGCATGCAGTTTGGGCAGCCTATCGTGCTGGAAAAAGGCGCTGAGATGGGCCGTTTCAAGCTTGGCTCCACGGTCGTCATGTGCTTCGCCAAGCCGCCCAATTTTGCAAACAATCCGCTGGGCAGCATGGTGCGGATGGGGCAAACGCTGGGAGCTAATTGA
- a CDS encoding type II toxin-antitoxin system VapC family toxin: MNLLLDTHVLLWAAAAPERLSADARAMINDEDNRLYFSAASIWEVVIKNSLQRPDFHVDPHLLRRGLLDNGYLELPISSLHTLNVAHLPIIHKDPFDRILVAQAETEGFLLLTADELVAQYAGPIRRV, from the coding sequence GTGAATCTACTTCTGGACACGCATGTTTTGCTCTGGGCGGCAGCAGCGCCGGAGAGGCTTTCTGCTGATGCGCGAGCTATGATTAATGACGAAGATAACAGGCTCTATTTTAGCGCTGCCAGCATATGGGAAGTGGTCATTAAGAACAGCCTGCAACGCCCTGATTTTCACGTTGACCCGCACTTGTTGCGTCGCGGGCTATTAGATAACGGCTATTTAGAACTCCCTATCAGTTCATTGCATACACTCAACGTTGCTCATTTACCAATCATCCACAAAGATCCTTTTGATCGAATTTTGGTGGCCCAGGCAGAAACTGAGGGATTTTTGCTGCTTACTGCGGATGAGCTGGTGGCTCAGTATGCTGGGCCTATCCGGAGGGTATAG
- a CDS encoding HlyD family secretion protein, translating into MTSNTKPGEPPDERQSSHAVAGQGAHSSGKTSRKLLAVVAGLIGLAALFWWGVGWWQTGRFMEETDNAYVRTDSVAVRAELSARVVEVAVDDNQTVKQGDLLIRLDAESYRDQVTQAEAQQAVAAASIVQSHRQVDLQQAAIDQATAQQQAAQANLDQARQHLERSSSLAANNYGSRQQREDDQAALSVAQAKLAESQAAVVSARRQLAVAESDVTRAEANLDAASADLDYARHQLDKTRIVAPRDGVIGNLRVEVGTLAQPSLTLLQLVPIESAYVAANFKETQLERIRVGQPVAVHLDAYPDITYEGIVDSLSPATGTEFSLLPQDNATGNFNKIVQRVPVKIRVTGPTEALSQLRAGLSAVPEIDTRHLEPQNDSRPAQQLAAERPKS; encoded by the coding sequence ATGACATCGAATACTAAGCCGGGCGAGCCCCCAGATGAGCGCCAAAGCAGCCATGCCGTCGCGGGTCAAGGTGCCCACTCCAGCGGCAAAACTAGCCGCAAGTTACTCGCTGTGGTGGCGGGGCTAATCGGCCTAGCGGCGCTATTCTGGTGGGGTGTGGGCTGGTGGCAAACCGGGCGCTTCATGGAAGAGACCGACAATGCCTACGTGCGCACCGACAGCGTCGCGGTACGCGCCGAGCTATCAGCGCGGGTCGTCGAGGTGGCGGTAGATGATAACCAAACGGTCAAGCAAGGCGATCTGCTGATACGTCTAGACGCCGAGAGCTACCGCGACCAGGTGACCCAGGCCGAGGCCCAGCAGGCAGTGGCCGCAGCCTCAATCGTCCAATCACACCGCCAGGTAGATTTGCAACAGGCGGCTATCGATCAGGCCACGGCTCAGCAGCAGGCGGCCCAGGCTAATCTCGACCAGGCGCGCCAGCATCTGGAGCGCTCCTCGTCGCTTGCCGCCAACAACTATGGCTCCCGTCAGCAGCGCGAAGACGACCAGGCCGCGCTGAGTGTCGCCCAGGCAAAGCTTGCCGAAAGCCAAGCCGCCGTTGTTTCGGCCAGGCGGCAGCTAGCCGTGGCCGAGAGCGACGTGACCCGCGCTGAAGCCAATCTGGACGCCGCCAGCGCCGATCTTGACTATGCTCGCCACCAGTTGGATAAGACCCGCATCGTCGCACCCCGGGATGGCGTGATTGGCAATCTACGCGTTGAGGTCGGCACCTTAGCGCAGCCGTCGCTGACGCTTTTGCAGTTGGTACCCATCGAGTCAGCCTACGTGGCGGCCAACTTTAAGGAGACCCAGCTCGAGCGGATTCGCGTCGGCCAGCCAGTCGCGGTGCATTTGGATGCCTACCCCGATATCACCTACGAAGGCATCGTCGACAGCCTTTCACCGGCCACCGGCACCGAGTTCAGCCTGCTGCCCCAGGACAATGCCACCGGCAACTTCAACAAAATCGTCCAGCGGGTGCCGGTCAAGATCCGCGTCACCGGCCCCACCGAAGCGCTGAGCCAACTGCGTGCCGGGCTATCGGCCGTGCCCGAGATCGATACTCGTCATCTTGAACCACAAAATGACTCCCGCCCTGCCCAGCAGTTGGCAGCGGAGCGGCCCAAGTCATGA
- a CDS encoding sulfurtransferase → MSTESQSSESNLLPLIVEPEQLQEHLDDPQLLIIDVPVNGDSYRQGHVPGAIFLDFRYLMRGEGPVPSDVPSVEALSRLFSALGLTRDTHVVAYDDEGGGWAARLLWTLDLIGHTRYSYLNGGIHAWRDAGLEESTEPTAPTPSEYHAELLNPQALITCDEIKEKLDDKQFAVWDARSKDEYDGVRGNNKHLGHIPGAVNMDWLHAMDRNRALRIRDYAELITELGALGLTPDMEIATHCQSHHRSSFTWLVGKALGFNMRGYAGSWGEWGNRDDTPIEK, encoded by the coding sequence ATGAGCACCGAAAGCCAATCTTCGGAATCCAACCTGCTGCCGCTAATCGTTGAACCCGAACAGCTGCAGGAACATTTGGATGACCCACAGCTGCTGATTATCGATGTTCCGGTCAACGGCGATAGCTATCGCCAGGGCCATGTGCCTGGGGCTATTTTCCTCGATTTTCGCTATTTGATGCGCGGTGAAGGGCCTGTGCCCAGCGATGTTCCCAGCGTCGAGGCGCTATCAAGGCTATTCAGTGCCCTGGGCTTAACTCGCGATACTCACGTAGTCGCTTACGATGACGAAGGCGGCGGCTGGGCGGCACGGTTACTGTGGACGCTAGATCTTATCGGCCACACTCGCTACTCCTATCTGAACGGCGGCATTCACGCCTGGCGCGATGCAGGCCTGGAAGAGAGCACAGAACCGACCGCCCCAACCCCCAGCGAATACCACGCTGAGCTTCTCAACCCCCAAGCCCTGATTACCTGCGACGAAATCAAAGAGAAGCTCGACGATAAGCAGTTTGCGGTTTGGGATGCGCGCTCCAAAGATGAGTACGATGGCGTACGCGGTAACAACAAGCACCTGGGCCATATTCCAGGGGCGGTCAATATGGATTGGCTACATGCCATGGATCGCAACCGCGCGCTACGTATACGCGATTACGCCGAGCTGATCACCGAGCTAGGCGCCCTGGGCCTCACGCCCGACATGGAAATTGCCACCCACTGCCAAAGCCACCACCGCAGCAGCTTCACCTGGCTGGTGGGCAAGGCGCTAGGCTTTAATATGCGCGGCTATGCGGGTTCCTGGGGTGAGTGGGGCAACCGCGACGATACGCCAATTGAAAAGTAA
- a CDS encoding TetR/AcrR family transcriptional regulator encodes MPRSTAPDMLGRNITDAVTSRGVARRERLLDAARDVFLEQGYAGASVNEVVARAGGSLATLYKQFGNKEGLFTAAMERHIATAWAVLEEGRRDHQALEQVLYELGRRMLTLVFEPGVIRLVRGLAFEAERAPELGELFLTRGPDQTRQALAAYLSEQVDSGRLDLDDPREAAGMFVGMLLGEWHIDALLGRHVRLDETRCNARARRCVELFLSGAASAST; translated from the coding sequence ATGCCACGCTCAACCGCGCCAGATATGCTCGGTCGCAACATAACTGATGCCGTAACGTCGCGCGGCGTGGCGCGCCGTGAACGTCTGCTGGATGCTGCCCGGGATGTTTTTCTTGAACAGGGCTATGCCGGTGCCAGCGTTAACGAAGTGGTTGCCCGCGCCGGCGGATCGTTGGCGACGCTGTATAAGCAGTTCGGTAACAAGGAGGGATTATTCACAGCGGCGATGGAGCGGCATATCGCCACCGCTTGGGCAGTGCTGGAGGAGGGGCGACGGGATCACCAAGCCCTCGAGCAGGTGCTGTACGAGCTAGGCCGCCGAATGCTGACGTTGGTGTTCGAGCCTGGCGTGATCCGCTTAGTTCGCGGCTTAGCCTTTGAGGCCGAACGGGCTCCGGAGCTTGGTGAGCTGTTTCTCACTCGCGGTCCCGACCAGACCCGTCAGGCGCTAGCTGCTTACTTAAGCGAGCAGGTGGATAGCGGCCGTCTTGACCTCGACGATCCGCGTGAAGCGGCCGGTATGTTTGTGGGCATGTTGCTTGGTGAATGGCACATTGACGCTCTGCTTGGTCGTCATGTGCGTCTTGATGAGACGCGGTGCAACGCTCGAGCTCGACGCTGTGTCGAGCTCTTCCTCTCAGGTGCGGCTAGTGCTTCGACCTAG